The proteins below come from a single Drosophila kikkawai strain 14028-0561.14 chromosome 3R, DkikHiC1v2, whole genome shotgun sequence genomic window:
- the PolA2 gene encoding DNA polymerase alpha subunit B has protein sequence MDVEIKQQFDEMGVEPADAVLDKCLELAISYNVLDATEFVEQWMAFSLSHLHGDDPTVENLGEFERKVLQLRKDKVVPKAKSYSATTSSGPEISSLATYGVMEHEPMMDDYVSESVADSSAMHTPKAKKDQPRSAALKGGVLFSPVSYTPQSAKRTQVAAGTPSATVAGKPGDIVDSFGHPKLLAGSSWQTEVEHQLPVNQKLLHKDAPLTVANLGYMNDLLGDRCDDLHDRLVETGRALVEKKLGADGAAECSWYPQDRQTLQALHLLHAVGMIHSEDDGPLDAHSAFLSVTDAEENSFLSLNFSRIKSASIFPGQVVLAKGFIPKGNSFVVEEIHTERKLTPPAPLKVDRELQFVVAAGPFTHSTDLIYEPLHDLLKYLKEHRPDVLVLTGPFLDADHSIVSELAETFDSFFEKMVAGIMEVVGSYTTVLMVSSQKDAMVHSVYPTPPPTLRKTYPNLHMLPDPSLVDLDGITLGVSSTDVVDHLLSHEFAANAGERMHRAINHLFHQGSFYPIYPPADEDMAFDSQLALKYAQIKQLPNVLILPGDQRHFIRLVSDCLVINPGRVADSKGGTFARFLVAPSAPGKSANMFNSVACQVQRI, from the coding sequence aTGGACGTGGAAATAAAGCAGCAGTTCGACGAGATGGGCGTGGAGCCCGCGGACGCGGTGCTGGACAAGTGCCTGGAGCTGGCCATCTCTTACAACGTGCTCGACGCCACCGAGTTCGTGGAGCAGTGGATGGCTTTTAGCTTGTCCCACCTCCACGGTGATGATCCCACAGTCGAGAACCTGGGGGAGTTCGAGCGCAAGGTGCTGCAGCTGAGGAAGGACAAGGTTGTGCCAAAGGCCAAATCCTATTCGGCAACCACAAGCTCTGGGCCGGAAATCAGCTCACTGGCCACCTACGGCGTGATGGAACACGAACCGATGATGGACGACTATGTGAGCGAGTCTGTGGCAGACTCCTCAGCGATGCACACGCCCAAGGCTAAGAAGGATCAGCCGCGTTCCGCCGCTCTCAAAGGCGGAGTGCTCTTCAGTCCCGTCAGCTACACGCCTCAGTCGGCTAAGAGAACGCAAGTGGCAGCAGGCACACCAAGTGCCACAGTGGCCGGCAAACCAGGTGACATTGTAGACTCCTTCGGCCATCCCAAGCTTCTGGCCGGCTCCAGCTGGCAAACCGAAGTGGAGCACCAGCTACCGGTGAATCAGAAACTGCTCCACAAGGACGCCCCGCTGACCGTTGCCAATTTGGGCTACATGAACGACCTGCTGGGCGATCGCTGTGACGACTTGCACGATCGCCTCGTGGAAACCGGACGGGCTTTGGTGGAGAAGAAGCTGGGTGCAGATGGAGCCGCCGAGTGCAGTTGGTATCCGCAGGACAGACAGACTCTGCAGGCCCTTCACTTGCTCCATGCCGTGGGCATGATACATTCCGAGGACGACGGCCCGCTGGATGCCCACTCCGCCTTTCTTTCCGTGACAGACGCCGAGGAGAACAGTTTTCTGTCGCTGAACTTCTCGAGGATTAAGTCCGCCAGCATCTTTCCGGGACAGGTGGTGCTGGCTAAGGGATTCATACCTAAAGGTAACTCCTTCGTGGTGGAGGAGATCCACACGGAGCGGAAGCTGACGCCCCCCGCTCCCCTGAAGGTCGATAGGGAGCTACAGTTTGTGGTGGCGGCCGGTCCTTTTACCCACAGCACTGATCTGATCTACGAGCCACTGCACGACCTGCTAAAGTACCTCAAGGAGCACCGCCCCGATGTGCTGGTGCTAACGGGGCCCTTCCTGGATGCAGATCACAGTATAGTTAGCGAGCTTGCCGAGACCTTTGATTCCTTCTTCGAGAAGATGGTCGCCGGAATAATGGAAGTTGTTGGCAGTTACACAACAGTGCTGATGGTCAGCAGCCAGAAGGACGCCATGGTGCACTCGGTTTACCCCACCCCGCCGCCCACTCTCCGCAAAACGTATCCCAACCTGCACATGCTACCTGATCCCTCGCTGGTGGATCTGGACGGAATTACGCTGGGCGTCTCCTCCACGGACGTCGTTGACCATCTGCTCAGTCACGAGTTTGCCGCGAATGCTGGTGAACGGATGCATCGGGCTATCAACCATTTGTTCCACCAGGGCTCCTTCTATCCCATATATCCGCCGGCCGACGAGGACATGGCCTTCGACTCGCAGCTGGCGCTTAAGTACGCCCAGATAAAGCAGCTGCCAAATGTACTGATCCTGCCCGGCGATCAGCGGCATTTCATCCGGCTAGTCAGCGACTGTCTGGTTATTAATCCCGGACGCGTGGCTGACAGCAAAGGAGGCACCTTCGCCCGCTTTCTGGTGGCACCATCAGCGCCGGGAAAGTCGGCCAATATGTTTAACAGCGTCGCGTGTCAAGTGCAACGAATCTGA
- the LOC108083968 gene encoding filamin-A, with translation MFKVSQEMRLNTQAAAATACSPGGNSALEGHSPEEGGIFGRYQRTPDADAYPAEPPRVYVAPELTDAGKVQLLHFPSGAVRVNSSVSFVIRRNGVKGNFEVRVEGPSGQPIQPVQLQQLDPERFQIDCQLAAGAGLYKVHVKCNSVTLPRSPFIIVAIAGLAESVEGKPANSAVPISESDASKVHSRGLGLTHVSLLERNEFTVDCSQAGSNMLLVGVLGQRGPCEEVTVKHLGRNIHRVTYRVCDPGDYVLVAKWGEHHIPGSPFSLTAD, from the exons ATGTTCAAAGTGTCGCAGGAGATGCGTCTGAATACCCAGGCAGCGGCTGCCACCGCCTGCAGCCCGGGCGGGAACAGTGCTCTGGAGGGCCATAGTCCGGAGGAAGGCGGTATTTTTGGACGCTACCAGCGCACGCCCGATGCGG ATGCTTATCCCGCGGAGCCGCCGCGGGTTTATGTGGCCCCCGAACTGACCGATGCCGGCAAGGTGCAGCTCCTCCACTTTCCCAGTGGCGCAGTGAGGGTCAATAGCTCGGTTAGCTTCGTCATCAGACGGAACGGGGTCAAGGGAAACTTTGAGGTGCGCGTAGAGGGTCCCAGTGGACAGCCCATCCAGCCTgtccagctgcagcagctggatCCGGAACGCTTCCAGATCGACTGCCAGTTGGCAGCCGGGGCTGGACTCTATAAGGTCCACGTTAAGTGCAATTCGGTGACTTTGCCCAGGTCGCCGTTCATCATTGTGGCCATAGCTGGCCTTGCTGAATCTGTGGAAGGAAAACCAGCAAACTCGGCAG TGCCCATATCGGAGTCGGATGCCAGCAAGGTGCACAGCCGGGGCCTGGGTCTCACCCATGTTAGTTTGTTGGAGCGCAACGAGTTCACGGTGGACTGCAGTCAGGCGGGCAGCAACATGCTTCTGGTGGGTGTCCTGGGACAGCGAGGACCCTGCGAGGAGGTGACGGTTAAGCACTTGGGCCGTAACATCCATCGAGTGACCTATCGGGTGTGCGATCCTGGCGATTATGTCCTGGTGGCCAAGTGGGGCGAGCACCACATACCAGGATCGCCGTTTAGCCTAACCGCCGATTAA
- the LOC108083989 gene encoding uncharacterized protein has product MPYEKFNKKRRQWEDSGVLELIKLWKVCAYELRTIKRNGHLYVAMAKQLTSLGVPVTALEVHFKVNNLTQRYRQEQKTFETTGIISTWKFYSQVDDVFKSLAAHTGYKDKRMTSASNTSSLPSTSESPVWKNPMSQQEFNSNNTEGFYKTEYGMHRHFMDHSQPPPNAGSVDNFMASSAAVAAVAAAASARLADNNMDQQMNAAAGGSGASGGGGNTNGGVANYQKMKKSHEDYDKFVDIVKNIVDTHKSTPDKVDTFGDFIKSYMKRWPERLQDEAINHITNYVIVKNMEHSMVSSHNPEGVNNRQ; this is encoded by the exons ATGCCT TatgaaaaattcaacaaaaagcGCCGACAATGGGAGGATAGTGGTGTTCTGGAGCTGATTAAACTATGGAAAGTCTGCGCCTATGAGCTGCGCACCATTAAACGCAATGGCCATCTCTATGTGGCAATGGCCAAGCAGCTAACCTCTCTGGGTGTCCCTGTAACAGCTCTAGAGGTTCACTTTAAAGTCAATAATCTAACGCAGCGCTACCGTCAGGAGCAGAAGACCTTTGAAACAACGGGCATAATCAGCACCTGGAAGTTCTACAGTCAAGTGGATGATGTATTCAAGAGTCTGGCCGCACACACCGGTTACAA AGACAAACGCATGACGAGTGCCTCCAATACTAGCAGTTTACCCTCTACATCTGAGTCACCAGTTTGGAAGAATCCAATGTCTCAACAAGAGTTTAATAGCAACAACACGGAGGGGTTCTATAA GACCGAGTACGGCATGCATCGGCACTTTATGGACCACTCCCAACCACCTCCCAATGCCGGCAGTGTGGACAACTTTATGGCCTCCTCGGCAGCagtggcggcggtggctgctgctgcctccgcTCGTTTGGCCGACAACAACATGGATCAGCAAATGAATGCAGCTGCCGGTGGAAGCGGAGCCAGCGGTGGCGGTGGTAACACCAACGGTGGCGTGGCCAATTATCAGAAGATGAAAAAGTCGCACGAGGACTACGACAAGTTTGTGGATATTGTAAAGAACATCGTGGACACCCATAAGAGTACTCCGGACAAGGTGGATACCTTTGGCGACTTTATCAAGTCGTATATGAAGCGCTGGCCAGAGCGTCTCCAGGACGAGGCCATAAACCACATCACCAACTATGTGATTGTCAAGAATATGGAGCACAGCATGGTCAGCAGCCACAATCCCGAGGGGGTGAACAACCGACAATAA